A window from Chryseobacterium vaccae encodes these proteins:
- a CDS encoding acyl-CoA dehydrogenase family protein, protein MSNILKGGEFLIKEIPANEIFSIEELNEEQKMLRDSAKEFIDREVVPQKERFEKKDYALTEETMRKLGEMGMLGIAVPEEYGGLGMGFVTTMLACDYISGVTGSLATAYGAHTGIGTLPIVLYGTEEQKNKYLPDLATGAKFGAYCLTEPDAGSDANSGKTRAKLSEDGKHYIINGQKMWISNAGFADTFTLFAKIDDDKNITGFVINRSELENPESLTFGEEEHKLGIRASSTRQVFFNDMKVPVENLLGERNNGFKIALNALNVGRIKLAAACLDAQRRILNHSIQYSNERKQFGVSISTFGAIRKKIAEMATGVFVSEAGSYRAAKNIQDKIDELVAGGMDHQAAELKGVEEFAVECSILKVFVSDLAQHTADEGIQVYGGMGFSEDTPMEAAWRDSRISRIYEGTNEINRLLAVGMLIKRAMKGELDLLSPAMAISKELMGIPSFEVPDYSEFMSEEKSIITNLKKVFLMVSGAALQKYMMDIEKQQHLLLNASEILNQIYMAESAILRAEKHFAPDSVEAAMAQLNLYKAVEKIIVAAKEGIVSFAEGDEQRMMLSGLRRFTKYANHPNVVALTEKVAAHYIEKGNY, encoded by the coding sequence ATGAGCAATATACTTAAGGGCGGAGAATTCCTGATCAAAGAAATTCCTGCAAACGAAATCTTCAGTATTGAAGAATTAAATGAAGAACAAAAAATGCTTCGTGATTCTGCGAAAGAATTTATAGACAGAGAAGTAGTTCCGCAGAAAGAGCGTTTTGAAAAGAAAGATTATGCTCTTACTGAAGAAACGATGCGTAAGCTTGGTGAAATGGGAATGTTGGGAATTGCCGTTCCTGAAGAATACGGAGGTCTTGGAATGGGCTTTGTAACCACAATGCTTGCCTGCGATTATATTTCAGGAGTTACAGGTTCATTGGCAACTGCTTATGGCGCGCACACCGGAATCGGGACCCTTCCAATTGTTCTTTACGGAACTGAAGAGCAGAAAAACAAATACCTTCCGGATCTGGCAACAGGAGCAAAATTCGGGGCTTACTGCTTAACTGAACCGGATGCAGGTTCTGATGCGAACTCTGGAAAAACAAGAGCTAAACTTTCCGAGGATGGAAAACATTATATCATCAACGGACAGAAAATGTGGATTTCCAATGCAGGTTTCGCTGATACATTCACTCTGTTCGCTAAGATTGATGATGACAAAAACATCACTGGTTTCGTCATCAACAGATCTGAGCTTGAAAACCCTGAAAGCCTTACTTTCGGTGAAGAAGAACATAAATTAGGTATTCGTGCCTCTTCTACCCGCCAGGTTTTCTTTAATGATATGAAGGTTCCTGTTGAGAACTTATTGGGAGAAAGAAACAACGGATTCAAAATCGCATTAAATGCACTAAATGTTGGCCGTATTAAATTAGCAGCAGCATGTCTTGATGCACAGAGAAGAATTTTAAACCACTCTATCCAGTATTCTAACGAAAGAAAGCAGTTTGGCGTTTCTATTTCTACTTTTGGAGCCATCAGAAAGAAAATCGCTGAAATGGCAACCGGAGTTTTCGTAAGTGAGGCAGGTTCTTACAGAGCGGCAAAAAATATTCAGGATAAAATTGATGAGCTGGTAGCAGGAGGAATGGATCATCAGGCAGCAGAGCTTAAAGGAGTTGAAGAATTCGCAGTAGAGTGTTCTATCCTTAAAGTTTTCGTTTCTGATCTTGCTCAGCATACAGCTGATGAAGGAATCCAGGTTTACGGTGGTATGGGATTCTCTGAAGATACTCCAATGGAAGCGGCATGGAGAGACTCAAGAATTTCCAGAATCTATGAAGGAACCAATGAAATCAACAGATTATTAGCGGTTGGAATGCTTATTAAGAGAGCAATGAAAGGAGAACTGGACTTACTGTCTCCTGCAATGGCGATCAGCAAAGAATTAATGGGAATTCCTTCATTTGAAGTTCCTGATTATTCTGAATTCATGAGTGAAGAAAAATCAATCATCACTAATCTTAAGAAGGTATTCCTTATGGTTTCCGGAGCAGCGCTTCAGAAGTATATGATGGATATTGAAAAACAGCAGCACTTATTATTAAATGCATCGGAGATCCTTAACCAGATCTATATGGCAGAATCTGCGATATTAAGAGCTGAAAAACACTTTGCTCCTGATTCTGTAGAAGCAGCTATGGCCCAGCTTAACCTTTATAAAGCGGTTGAAAAGATCATTGTTGCAGCTAAAGAAGGAATTGTTTCTTTCGCTGAAGGAGATGAGCAGAGAATGATGCTTTCAGGATTAAGAAGATTCACGAAATATGCCAACCATCCAAATGTAGTGGCACTCACTGAAAAAGTGGCTGCTCACTATATCGAAAAAGGAAATTATTAG
- a CDS encoding four helix bundle protein, whose amino-acid sequence MSFKQDNLIQIKTFEFALRIIKLYTECKSQNEFILSKQILRSGTSIGANVEEAIVAQSKKDFISKLSIANKEARETKYWLKLYPSSSLVQIDIEPYLKEIEMIINILTKIIKTSSENL is encoded by the coding sequence ATGAGTTTCAAACAAGACAATTTGATCCAAATAAAAACATTTGAATTTGCTTTAAGAATAATAAAACTTTATACTGAATGTAAATCTCAAAATGAGTTTATTTTATCAAAACAAATTCTTCGTTCCGGAACTTCTATCGGAGCAAACGTAGAAGAAGCTATTGTAGCTCAGTCTAAAAAAGATTTTATATCAAAGCTTTCTATTGCAAACAAAGAAGCTAGAGAAACAAAATATTGGCTGAAGCTTTACCCTTCTTCAAGTCTTGTTCAAATTGACATCGAGCCTTATTTAAAAGAAATAGAAATGATTATTAATATTTTGACTAAAATCATTAAAACATCATCTGAAAATTTATAA
- a CDS encoding acetyl-CoA C-acyltransferase yields MKTAYIVKGFRTAVGKAPKGSLRFTRPDVMAATVIEKLMAELPQLDKNRIDDLIVGNAMPEAEQGLNVARLISLMGLNTDKVPGVTVNRYCASGSEAIAIASAKIQAGMADCIIAGGTESMSYIPMGGYKPVPETDIAKTNPDYYWGMGYTAEEVAKQYNISREEQDQFAFESHMKALKANQEGKFANQIVPIPVEYNFLDENQKMQTKKFDFSVDEGPRADTSLAGLAKLRPVFANGGSVTAGNSSQMSDGAAFVMVMSEEMVKELGLQPEARLVAYAAAGLEPRIMGMGPIYAIPKALKQAGLELKDIELIELNEAFASQSVAIKKELGLNPDILNVNGGAIALGHPLGCTGTKLTVQLLDEMRRRGNKYGMVSMCVGTGQGAASIFELL; encoded by the coding sequence ATGAAAACAGCATATATAGTAAAGGGGTTCAGAACGGCCGTTGGAAAAGCTCCAAAGGGAAGTTTAAGATTTACAAGACCCGATGTAATGGCAGCTACCGTTATTGAAAAATTAATGGCAGAGCTTCCGCAATTAGATAAAAACAGAATTGATGACCTTATCGTGGGGAATGCAATGCCTGAAGCTGAGCAGGGGCTTAACGTTGCCCGTCTGATCTCTTTGATGGGATTAAATACAGATAAAGTTCCGGGAGTAACCGTAAACAGATACTGCGCATCAGGAAGTGAGGCCATTGCGATTGCTTCAGCGAAAATCCAGGCAGGAATGGCTGACTGTATTATCGCGGGAGGTACAGAATCTATGTCTTATATTCCGATGGGAGGTTATAAGCCGGTTCCGGAAACGGATATCGCAAAAACCAACCCTGATTATTACTGGGGAATGGGTTACACAGCTGAAGAAGTAGCTAAACAATATAATATATCAAGAGAAGAGCAGGATCAGTTTGCTTTTGAATCCCATATGAAAGCCTTAAAAGCAAATCAGGAAGGGAAATTTGCCAATCAGATTGTTCCTATTCCTGTAGAATATAACTTCTTAGACGAAAATCAGAAAATGCAGACCAAAAAGTTTGACTTTTCTGTGGACGAAGGCCCAAGAGCAGATACGTCTCTTGCAGGTTTAGCAAAGTTAAGACCTGTATTCGCCAACGGAGGAAGCGTTACAGCCGGAAACTCTTCGCAAATGAGTGACGGAGCAGCTTTCGTAATGGTAATGAGCGAGGAAATGGTTAAAGAATTAGGATTACAGCCGGAAGCAAGATTAGTGGCTTATGCAGCAGCAGGTCTTGAACCCAGAATCATGGGGATGGGACCAATCTACGCTATTCCAAAGGCATTAAAACAGGCAGGTTTAGAACTAAAAGATATCGAGCTTATTGAGCTTAACGAAGCTTTTGCCTCTCAATCGGTAGCAATTAAGAAAGAATTAGGCTTAAATCCAGATATCCTGAACGTAAACGGAGGTGCCATCGCTTTAGGTCACCCACTTGGATGTACCGGAACTAAACTTACCGTTCAGCTTCTTGACGAAATGAGAAGACGCGGCAACAAGTACGGAATGGTTTCCATGTGTGTGGGAACGGGCCAGGGAGCGGCTTCTATTTTTGAACTACTTTAA
- the tnpA gene encoding IS200/IS605 family transposase, whose protein sequence is MANTYTQIYIQIVFAVKGRQNLISKENREELHKFITGIISNRNQKLFAVFAMPDHVHILISMNPVLSVSDLVRDIKAGSSKFINEKGWINGKFNWQEGYGAFSYSKSSVDSVVKYILKQEEHHKKKTFREEYLDFMSKFEIEYDPKYLFEWIED, encoded by the coding sequence ATGGCTAATACCTATACACAAATTTATATTCAAATTGTTTTCGCAGTAAAAGGAAGACAAAACCTGATTTCAAAAGAAAACAGGGAGGAATTACATAAATTCATCACAGGTATCATTAGCAACAGAAATCAAAAATTATTCGCTGTATTTGCAATGCCCGACCATGTTCATATTCTTATAAGCATGAATCCTGTATTGTCAGTTTCAGATTTAGTAAGAGATATAAAAGCGGGTTCTTCAAAATTCATCAATGAAAAAGGATGGATCAATGGAAAATTCAATTGGCAGGAAGGGTACGGAGCTTTTTCTTATTCTAAAAGCAGTGTTGATTCTGTTGTAAAATATATTTTAAAACAGGAAGAACATCATAAAAAGAAAACTTTTAGAGAAGAATATCTGGATTTTATGTCAAAATTTGAAATTGAATATGATCCGAAATATTTATTTGAATGGATTGAAGACTAA
- a CDS encoding 3-hydroxyacyl-CoA dehydrogenase/enoyl-CoA hydratase family protein, translated as MKRRIKHVTVLGSGIMGSGIAAHFANIGVEVSLLDIVPFELTEAEQKKGLTKDDKAVRNRIAAENFEKLKKASPALLYSPKFADRIKIGNFDDDLPKIKNTDWIIEVVVERLDIKKSVYEKIEQFRKPGTLISSNTSGIPIHFLTEGRSEDFKKYFAGTHFFNPVRYLPLLEIIPTNDTDPEIIDFYMNYGAKFLGKTTVLAKDTPAFIANRIGVFSMMDLLHNVQKLGLTVSDVDKLTGPVIGRPKSATFRTADVVGLDTLVMVANGVRQSGAEANDFNDVFALPAYIQKMMDNKWLGSKTEQGFYKKVKNAEGKSEIHGLNLDTLEYELQGKSSFPTLELTKAIDKPIDRFKVLIGGKDKAGELYRKSLGALFAYVSHKVPEISDEVYKIDDAMRAGFGWENGPFEIWDAVGVQKGIELAKDAGYEVSDWVKNVETFYKVNDEGQSIYVDKNSGEYNKIPGQDAFIILDNIRKNKTLWSNSGAAIEDLGDGIINFEIRSKMNSLGGEVLDGLNRAIDLAEKEYDGLVVGNQGANFSVGANLAMILMMAIEQDWDDLNMAIAYFQKSMMRVRYSSIPVVVAPHGMTLGGGCEMTMHADRVVAAAETYIGLVETGVGVIPGGGGTKELTLRTSREFHNDDVKNNRLREAFMNIAMGKVATSAYEAYDMGILEKGKDIVSVSKNRQIAEAKKVAKLLAEQGYTQPIEQKVKVLGKDALGMFYVGTDQMLTGNYISAHDKKIADKLANVMVGGNLSEPTVVTEQYLLNLERETFLQLCGERKTLERIQYMLQNGKPLRN; from the coding sequence ATGAAAAGAAGAATCAAACATGTAACGGTTCTTGGTTCAGGAATTATGGGCAGCGGTATTGCAGCACACTTTGCCAATATTGGCGTGGAAGTGTCACTTTTGGATATCGTTCCTTTTGAACTGACTGAAGCTGAGCAGAAAAAAGGTTTGACCAAAGATGATAAGGCAGTAAGAAACAGAATTGCTGCTGAAAACTTTGAAAAACTAAAAAAAGCGAGTCCGGCACTCCTTTATTCGCCTAAATTTGCAGACAGAATAAAGATAGGAAACTTTGACGATGATCTTCCGAAAATCAAAAATACAGACTGGATTATTGAAGTTGTGGTTGAAAGACTTGACATCAAAAAGTCAGTTTACGAAAAAATTGAACAATTCAGAAAACCGGGAACATTAATTTCTTCTAATACATCCGGAATTCCAATCCATTTCTTAACAGAAGGAAGAAGCGAAGATTTCAAAAAATACTTTGCAGGAACTCACTTCTTCAATCCGGTAAGATACCTTCCTCTTCTTGAGATTATTCCTACCAATGATACAGATCCGGAAATCATAGATTTCTATATGAACTATGGGGCTAAATTCCTAGGTAAAACAACCGTTTTAGCCAAAGATACTCCCGCTTTCATCGCTAACAGAATCGGGGTATTTTCTATGATGGATCTTCTTCATAATGTACAGAAATTAGGTCTTACTGTTTCTGACGTAGATAAATTAACAGGTCCTGTGATTGGCCGTCCTAAATCTGCCACATTCAGAACGGCTGATGTTGTTGGTCTGGATACCTTAGTAATGGTAGCCAATGGTGTACGCCAAAGCGGTGCTGAAGCGAACGACTTCAATGATGTATTCGCTCTTCCTGCCTATATCCAGAAAATGATGGATAACAAATGGCTGGGCTCAAAAACAGAACAAGGATTCTATAAAAAAGTGAAAAATGCAGAAGGAAAATCTGAAATTCACGGATTAAACCTTGATACCTTAGAATATGAACTTCAGGGAAAATCTTCTTTCCCTACCCTGGAATTAACCAAAGCTATTGATAAACCAATTGATCGATTCAAAGTATTGATCGGCGGTAAAGATAAAGCAGGTGAACTTTACAGAAAATCTTTAGGAGCACTATTCGCCTATGTTTCGCATAAAGTTCCTGAAATTTCTGACGAAGTTTATAAAATTGACGATGCCATGAGAGCCGGTTTCGGATGGGAAAACGGACCATTTGAAATCTGGGATGCCGTAGGGGTTCAAAAAGGTATTGAACTGGCTAAAGATGCAGGATATGAAGTTTCAGACTGGGTGAAAAATGTAGAAACGTTCTATAAAGTAAATGACGAAGGACAAAGCATTTATGTTGATAAAAACTCTGGAGAATACAATAAAATTCCAGGACAGGATGCTTTCATTATCCTTGATAATATTAGAAAAAACAAAACCCTTTGGAGCAATTCAGGGGCTGCAATTGAAGATCTTGGTGATGGAATCATCAACTTCGAAATCCGTTCAAAAATGAACTCTCTTGGAGGCGAAGTTCTTGATGGATTAAACAGAGCCATTGACTTAGCAGAAAAAGAATATGATGGATTAGTCGTAGGAAACCAAGGAGCCAATTTCTCTGTAGGTGCCAACCTTGCCATGATCCTTATGATGGCTATCGAACAGGACTGGGATGATCTGAATATGGCAATCGCTTACTTCCAGAAATCCATGATGAGGGTACGCTACTCTTCTATTCCTGTTGTAGTTGCTCCTCACGGAATGACTTTAGGAGGCGGATGCGAAATGACCATGCACGCAGACCGAGTGGTTGCAGCAGCAGAAACGTATATCGGACTTGTAGAAACAGGTGTTGGTGTAATTCCTGGCGGTGGCGGTACAAAAGAATTGACTTTAAGAACTTCAAGAGAATTCCACAACGATGATGTTAAAAACAACAGACTCCGTGAGGCCTTCATGAATATCGCTATGGGTAAAGTTGCTACTTCAGCTTATGAAGCCTACGATATGGGAATCCTTGAAAAAGGTAAAGACATTGTTTCCGTAAGCAAAAACAGACAAATCGCCGAAGCTAAAAAAGTAGCCAAACTATTGGCAGAACAAGGCTATACTCAACCCATCGAGCAAAAAGTTAAAGTTCTTGGTAAGGATGCATTAGGAATGTTCTACGTAGGAACCGACCAGATGCTTACAGGAAATTATATTTCCGCACACGATAAGAAAATTGCAGATAAACTAGCCAACGTAATGGTAGGAGGAAATCTTTCTGAACCAACTGTCGTAACGGAACAATACCTATTGAACCTTGAAAGAGAAACCTTCCTTCAGCTTTGCGGCGAAAGAAAAACTCTTGAGAGAATTCAGTATATGTTACAAAATGGTAAACCGTTGAGAAATTAA
- a CDS encoding MarR family winged helix-turn-helix transcriptional regulator, with translation MDNNKEKIENVDLILKQTWLAVSKMYTELAQEHDSTAVQALTLLKIDPKEGTRSTNLGPKMAIEPTSLTRIIKLLEDNGYIYKEKTTTDKREVIIKLTDKGLNSRNMSKEVVVNFNKKVMEKIAPEKLETFKEVMSEVMKIANELLNNRK, from the coding sequence ATGGATAATAACAAGGAAAAAATAGAAAACGTAGATCTCATTTTGAAGCAGACATGGTTAGCTGTTTCCAAAATGTACACAGAATTGGCACAGGAGCATGATTCTACGGCTGTTCAGGCCCTAACTCTTCTTAAGATTGATCCGAAAGAAGGAACAAGAAGTACCAATCTTGGCCCCAAAATGGCCATTGAACCCACTTCCCTGACCCGGATCATCAAACTTCTGGAGGATAACGGCTATATCTATAAGGAAAAGACGACCACCGATAAAAGAGAAGTGATCATCAAGCTTACAGATAAAGGTCTCAACTCCAGAAACATGTCTAAAGAAGTTGTTGTGAACTTTAATAAGAAAGTGATGGAAAAGATTGCTCCTGAAAAACTGGAAACCTTCAAAGAAGTCATGTCTGAAGTCATGAAGATAGCCAACGAATTATTAAACAACAGAAAATAA
- a CDS encoding ABC transporter ATP-binding protein, protein MHLQIRQANIGYQKILISNANAELKLGDVCLLIGNNGVGKTTLIKSILHQQSLLSGEILINNKNIKNLSVKEIAENIAVVFSKSNIPQHHTVEDLISLGKYIYYPFYFELKKEDREEVVHIIEELDLVQYRHTPLKNLSDGNLQKAFIGRAITQNSPVIILDEPTTHLDEKNKIIILKTLRKLAKEQNKIILFSSHDWRLAKEFADKIWYVKDQKLFSGMVEDVLLQHDELTNVSLFQVNDRFVPPSITAPQVHKEMLYSLLQKNFEKDLSSLYFDYQNEIWEIRNNNSKHQCESFEEIIDFVKNIH, encoded by the coding sequence ATGCACTTACAAATCAGACAAGCCAACATCGGATATCAAAAAATTTTAATTTCAAATGCAAATGCTGAGTTGAAGCTGGGTGATGTATGTCTTCTGATCGGAAATAACGGGGTTGGAAAAACAACGCTGATTAAATCTATTCTTCACCAGCAGTCTCTTTTAAGTGGTGAAATCCTGATCAATAATAAAAACATAAAGAATCTTTCTGTGAAAGAAATCGCAGAGAATATCGCTGTGGTTTTTTCAAAATCAAATATTCCCCAACATCATACCGTTGAAGATCTTATTTCATTAGGAAAATACATCTACTATCCTTTCTATTTTGAACTTAAAAAAGAAGACCGGGAAGAAGTTGTCCATATTATAGAGGAACTGGATCTGGTTCAGTACAGACATACTCCGCTTAAGAATCTTTCAGACGGAAATCTGCAGAAAGCCTTTATCGGCCGTGCCATTACACAGAACTCCCCTGTTATTATCCTAGATGAACCTACCACACATCTGGATGAAAAAAACAAAATAATTATTTTAAAGACCCTCCGCAAACTGGCAAAAGAACAGAACAAAATCATTTTATTCTCTTCCCACGACTGGCGGCTGGCCAAAGAATTTGCTGACAAGATCTGGTATGTGAAAGATCAAAAGCTTTTTTCAGGAATGGTTGAAGATGTTCTCCTGCAGCATGATGAACTCACCAATGTTTCTTTATTTCAGGTCAATGACCGTTTTGTTCCTCCATCTATAACTGCCCCCCAGGTTCATAAGGAAATGCTGTATTCTTTACTGCAGAAAAACTTTGAAAAAGATCTTTCCTCTCTTTATTTTGACTATCAGAATGAAATTTGGGAGATTCGTAATAACAACTCTAAGCACCAATGCGAATCTTTTGAAGAAATAATAGATTTCGTTAAAAACATTCATTAA
- a CDS encoding iron ABC transporter permease: MSNKFKILCLVLTAAIILTAVINLNTGFLSLNLQDFFQDSSNSQIAEIRINRVLVMLLAGISIPTSGFLMQEYFQNPLAGPDILGITSVASLSVAFYIFFSHNILIPEFLQNSFLSLSAIAGSLVLMLVLLSMSNKFQDKSYLIIFGFLVSAFAGAIVSLLQFYAENQSLKNYILWSFGANNMVSRNQIYVLSILVFIGLFFCFKTIKPLIGNSLGASYAQSLGVNLNQLKILIIAASSLLSASITAFLGPILFIGIIVPHFCRLVYNPSKLWQQWILNMFLGMLVMLLFSIVSEKTHIPLNVISSVFGIPVILVMLLKQNRV, translated from the coding sequence ATGTCAAATAAATTCAAAATCCTGTGTTTAGTTTTAACAGCTGCCATTATACTGACTGCAGTGATTAATCTGAACACAGGATTTCTCAGTTTAAATTTACAGGATTTCTTTCAGGATTCCTCCAACAGCCAGATCGCTGAAATCCGGATTAACAGGGTTCTGGTAATGCTCCTTGCCGGTATATCAATTCCAACCTCAGGTTTTCTGATGCAGGAATATTTTCAAAATCCACTGGCCGGACCCGATATTTTGGGAATTACTTCCGTGGCCAGCCTATCTGTTGCCTTTTATATTTTCTTCTCCCATAATATCCTGATTCCTGAGTTTTTGCAAAACAGTTTCCTCAGTCTGTCAGCCATTGCGGGCAGCTTAGTCTTAATGCTGGTTTTGCTCTCCATGTCAAATAAATTTCAGGATAAATCTTATCTTATTATTTTCGGATTCCTCGTTTCTGCATTTGCAGGAGCTATTGTTTCCCTTCTTCAGTTCTATGCGGAAAATCAAAGCCTGAAAAACTATATTTTATGGTCATTCGGAGCCAATAATATGGTATCCAGAAACCAGATCTATGTACTTTCTATCCTAGTTTTCATTGGATTGTTTTTCTGCTTTAAAACCATAAAACCATTGATAGGTAATTCACTGGGAGCTTCCTATGCACAAAGCTTAGGCGTAAATCTCAACCAGCTGAAAATCCTGATCATCGCAGCTTCTTCCTTGCTCTCAGCATCAATTACTGCTTTTTTAGGGCCTATCCTATTCATAGGAATTATTGTTCCCCATTTCTGCAGGCTGGTCTATAATCCATCAAAATTATGGCAACAGTGGATCCTGAATATGTTTCTGGGAATGTTGGTTATGCTTCTTTTCTCCATTGTTTCGGAGAAAACACATATTCCACTGAATGTGATCAGTTCTGTTTTTGGGATACCGGTAATCCTGGTGATGCTTTTGAAGCAGAATAGGGTTTAA
- a CDS encoding TlpA family protein disulfide reductase gives MKKIILSTLILSALYSCNKEGSKTGDTAATDSLSVTENATETSAYVSKELSPENVGKYLAQNNDTLYVTNFFATWCGPCMREIPHFKNKMQELKDKPVKFTFINLDDKSEWNSSVKSFAQQNDLAKNIILLDGQLLDQTFFANNFKQWDGGSIPFTYMRKGDKTDEYLGMMTEEVLNSKIDALLK, from the coding sequence ATGAAGAAGATAATTTTATCCACGCTTATTCTTTCCGCACTTTACAGCTGTAACAAAGAAGGCTCGAAAACCGGTGATACTGCAGCTACAGATTCACTTTCTGTAACAGAGAATGCAACTGAAACAAGTGCTTACGTTTCAAAAGAACTTTCTCCTGAAAATGTAGGAAAATATTTAGCTCAAAATAATGATACGCTTTACGTAACGAACTTTTTTGCAACCTGGTGCGGCCCCTGTATGAGAGAAATTCCTCATTTCAAAAACAAAATGCAGGAGCTGAAAGATAAACCTGTGAAATTTACTTTTATCAATTTGGATGATAAATCGGAATGGAACAGTTCCGTGAAAAGTTTTGCCCAACAAAATGACCTGGCTAAAAATATTATTCTTCTGGATGGACAACTACTGGATCAGACGTTCTTTGCCAATAATTTCAAACAGTGGGACGGCGGCTCTATTCCTTTTACCTACATGAGAAAAGGTGATAAAACCGACGAATATTTAGGAATGATGACAGAGGAAGTTCTGAACTCAAAAATTGATGCTCTTTTAAAATAA
- a CDS encoding ferredoxin--NADP reductase, with translation MEQQIYKGKLIQFHRLKVTKKVELTKNTFSLEFEIPENLQESFRFEAGQFVSIKFMAHGEEVINDYSMTSAPYEKKICLGIKVNSNEGATSQLFHHYHEGDEMLVSEPSGRFTLVSKPSEFRTIVAFAAGIGITPILSHFKNILHNEPRTRLFLFFGNKSSEEVVYRDQLDNLARVYGERFQIFYFFSQEKTPDQFFYGRLDEKKLRLIINQILHLDDTDEESTIWDAVDEVLICGKGEMIKTLANACYHHGIPKKNIHFELFEEFNDDIYPIEKEFPLIRNVEVEFTSLGRDYLTELPDNKEKILQQLLVQNFPVPYSCKSGICGSCECYLEDGEVELLENEYLTEKEEAQGKILACMSIAKSKKIKLNFDLS, from the coding sequence ATGGAACAACAAATCTATAAAGGGAAACTGATACAGTTTCATCGGTTAAAAGTAACGAAAAAGGTAGAACTGACCAAAAATACTTTCTCTCTGGAGTTTGAGATTCCGGAGAATCTACAGGAGAGTTTCAGATTTGAAGCCGGACAGTTTGTAAGCATAAAATTTATGGCGCATGGAGAGGAAGTCATCAATGATTATTCAATGACCTCTGCGCCGTATGAAAAAAAGATATGTCTGGGTATAAAAGTAAACTCTAATGAAGGAGCTACCTCTCAGCTGTTTCATCATTACCATGAAGGAGATGAAATGCTGGTAAGTGAGCCTTCAGGAAGATTTACCCTGGTGTCTAAACCCAGTGAATTCCGGACGATAGTTGCTTTTGCTGCCGGTATAGGAATTACTCCCATCCTCAGTCATTTTAAAAATATTCTGCATAATGAGCCTCGAACAAGACTGTTTCTTTTCTTCGGAAATAAAAGTTCGGAAGAAGTGGTATACAGAGATCAGCTGGATAATCTGGCCAGAGTATATGGGGAAAGATTCCAGATCTTTTACTTTTTCTCACAGGAAAAAACACCGGATCAGTTTTTCTACGGAAGACTGGATGAAAAAAAATTACGTCTCATTATCAATCAGATCCTGCATCTGGATGATACAGATGAAGAATCCACAATCTGGGATGCTGTAGATGAAGTACTGATCTGCGGAAAGGGAGAAATGATCAAGACGCTTGCTAATGCCTGCTATCATCACGGTATACCTAAAAAGAACATACATTTTGAGCTGTTTGAAGAGTTTAATGATGATATTTATCCGATAGAAAAAGAATTTCCGCTGATCAGAAATGTTGAAGTGGAATTTACGTCATTGGGTAGAGATTATCTGACTGAACTTCCTGATAATAAAGAAAAAATTCTGCAACAGCTGCTGGTTCAGAATTTTCCGGTTCCCTATTCGTGTAAATCCGGAATCTGTGGAAGCTGCGAGTGTTATCTGGAAGATGGAGAGGTAGAACTTCTGGAAAATGAATATCTGACAGAGAAAGAAGAGGCACAGGGAAAAATACTAGCTTGCATGTCAATAGCAAAAAGTAAGAAAATAAAGCTTAACTTTGATCTTAGTTGA